A portion of the Krasilnikovia cinnamomea genome contains these proteins:
- a CDS encoding cystathionine gamma-lyase, whose product MTYGDGTRAVHAGLPAPEPGQPFLPGPVFAAPYHLDPETGPGRDGYGRPDNPTRRALEAAIGELEGGPALAFASGQAAITGLLLATLRAGDTVALPSDGYFTVRAFAEGALRDLGVRTVLVPTAGPYPAFDGVRLVLLETPANPGLDVCDIRAVAAAAHASGALVAVDNTTATPLGQRPLELGADVVVASGTKALTGHSDVLLGYVATGDEDLLARMTTWRAQTGGIPGAFDAWLAHRSLATLDLRLARQSANADAVARLLADRTDVTGLRWPGLPGDPSYALARAQMRRIPGVVSFDLGGAERVARFLAASRLVFAATSFGGVHTSADRRAQWGDDTAPGFVRLSCGIEDTADLLADLTDALDAA is encoded by the coding sequence ATGACGTACGGCGACGGCACCCGCGCCGTGCACGCCGGGTTGCCGGCGCCGGAGCCGGGGCAGCCGTTCCTGCCGGGGCCGGTGTTCGCCGCGCCGTACCACCTGGATCCGGAGACCGGGCCGGGCCGCGACGGGTACGGGCGTCCCGACAACCCGACCCGGCGCGCCCTGGAGGCGGCCATCGGGGAACTGGAGGGCGGACCGGCGCTGGCGTTCGCCAGCGGGCAGGCCGCCATCACGGGGCTGCTGCTGGCCACCCTGCGGGCGGGCGACACGGTCGCGTTGCCGTCGGACGGGTACTTCACGGTGCGCGCGTTCGCCGAGGGTGCCCTGCGGGACCTGGGGGTCCGTACCGTCCTGGTGCCCACGGCCGGGCCGTACCCGGCGTTCGACGGGGTCCGGCTGGTGCTGCTGGAGACGCCCGCGAATCCCGGTCTGGACGTGTGTGACATCCGGGCGGTGGCCGCCGCCGCGCACGCGTCGGGCGCGCTGGTCGCCGTGGACAACACCACCGCCACGCCGCTGGGCCAGCGCCCGCTGGAGCTCGGCGCCGACGTGGTCGTCGCCTCCGGCACGAAGGCGCTGACCGGGCACTCCGACGTGCTGCTCGGCTACGTCGCCACCGGGGACGAGGACCTGCTGGCCCGGATGACCACGTGGCGGGCGCAGACCGGCGGCATCCCGGGCGCGTTCGACGCCTGGCTGGCCCACCGGTCGCTGGCGACCCTGGACCTGCGGCTGGCCCGGCAGAGCGCGAACGCGGACGCCGTGGCCCGGCTGCTGGCGGACCGTACGGACGTCACCGGGCTGCGCTGGCCGGGGCTGCCGGGCGATCCTTCGTACGCGCTGGCCCGGGCGCAGATGCGGCGGATCCCCGGGGTGGTCTCGTTCGACCTGGGCGGCGCGGAACGGGTGGCCCGGTTCCTGGCCGCGTCGCGGCTGGTGTTCGCGGCGACGTCGTTCGGCGGGGTGCACACCTCGGCGGACCGGCGCGCCCAGTGGGGCGACGACACCGCCCCCGGCTTCGTGCGCCTGTCCTGCGGCATCGAGGACACGGCCGACCTGCTCGCCGACCTGACCGACGCCCTCGACGCCGCCTGA
- a CDS encoding NAD(P)H-dependent glycerol-3-phosphate dehydrogenase: MKATVLGSGAWGTAFAKVLAEAGADVTIWARREAVAQAIRERGVNEGSLPGVKLPDRVTATHDLPAAVAGAGMVFIAVPSQTLRANLADWAPHIPGDATLISLMKGIELGTTKRMSQVIVETAQVDPGRVAVVSGPNLAPEIAGEQPAATVVACTDEGRAKQVQQAIALPYLRPYTSDDVIGCELGGAVKNVIALAYGMATAMGLGDNTRASLITRGLAETARLGVALGADPLTFAGLAGLGDLVATCSSPLSRNRTFGEHLGRGESLEAAQASTKQTAEGVKSCLAVRDLARAHGVEMPITEQVERVCHEGVDPRVAVKLLMGREMKPE; this comes from the coding sequence ATGAAGGCCACGGTCCTGGGCTCCGGTGCGTGGGGTACGGCGTTCGCGAAGGTACTCGCCGAGGCGGGCGCGGACGTGACGATCTGGGCGCGGCGCGAAGCGGTGGCCCAGGCCATCCGCGAGCGGGGCGTCAACGAGGGCTCGCTGCCCGGGGTCAAGCTGCCCGACCGGGTCACCGCCACCCACGACCTGCCGGCGGCGGTGGCGGGGGCGGGCATGGTGTTCATCGCGGTGCCCTCGCAGACCCTGCGCGCGAACCTGGCCGACTGGGCACCGCACATCCCGGGCGACGCCACCCTCATCTCGCTGATGAAGGGCATCGAGCTGGGCACCACCAAGCGGATGAGCCAGGTGATCGTGGAGACCGCCCAGGTGGACCCGGGCCGCGTCGCGGTCGTCTCCGGGCCCAACCTGGCCCCCGAGATCGCCGGTGAACAGCCCGCCGCCACGGTCGTCGCGTGCACCGACGAGGGCCGGGCCAAGCAGGTCCAGCAGGCCATCGCGCTGCCGTACCTGCGGCCGTACACCAGCGACGACGTCATCGGGTGCGAGCTGGGCGGCGCGGTGAAGAACGTGATCGCGCTGGCGTACGGCATGGCCACCGCGATGGGGCTGGGCGACAACACCCGGGCGTCGCTGATCACCCGGGGGCTGGCCGAGACGGCCCGGCTGGGCGTCGCGCTCGGCGCGGACCCGCTGACCTTCGCCGGGCTGGCCGGGCTGGGCGACCTGGTGGCCACCTGCTCGTCGCCGCTGTCGCGCAACCGGACCTTCGGCGAGCACCTGGGGCGCGGCGAGTCGCTGGAGGCGGCGCAGGCCTCCACCAAGCAGACCGCCGAGGGCGTCAAGAGCTGCCTGGCCGTGCGGGACCTGGCCCGCGCCCACGGCGTCGAGATGCCGATCACCGAGCAGGTGGAGCGCGTCTGCCACGAGGGCGTGGACCCGCGGGTCGCGGTGAAGCTGCTGATGGGCCGGGAGATGAAACCCGAATGA
- a CDS encoding lysophospholipid acyltransferase family protein has translation MAQRKLGFWQWVAVGLALPTMKVWTKHTWTGLDNLPATGGAIIVSNHLSHFDPLVLAHFIFGAGRWPQFLGKASIWKVPGVGFLLNKVEQIPVERGSVEAVRSLDTLVAAIRAGGIVVIYPEGTTTREPDLWPMRGKTGAARLALLTGAPVIPVALDGAQRVFDPRTKRFSVRPRIPVRVAAGKPVDLSRWQGEAASRTVLEQMTEAIMLTIRDLLGELRGAPPPPLYQPGGRRTAVTDTPDGGTE, from the coding sequence GTGGCGCAGCGCAAGCTCGGGTTCTGGCAGTGGGTCGCCGTGGGGCTGGCCCTGCCGACGATGAAGGTCTGGACGAAGCACACCTGGACCGGCCTGGACAACCTGCCCGCGACCGGCGGCGCGATCATCGTGTCGAACCACCTCTCCCACTTCGACCCGCTGGTGCTCGCCCACTTCATCTTCGGCGCCGGCCGCTGGCCGCAGTTCCTCGGCAAGGCCAGCATCTGGAAGGTTCCCGGCGTCGGTTTCCTGCTGAACAAGGTCGAGCAGATCCCGGTCGAGCGCGGCAGCGTGGAGGCCGTCCGGTCGCTCGACACGCTCGTCGCGGCGATCCGCGCCGGCGGCATCGTGGTCATCTACCCCGAGGGCACCACCACCCGCGAACCGGACCTGTGGCCGATGCGCGGCAAGACCGGGGCCGCGCGGCTGGCGCTGCTCACGGGCGCGCCGGTCATCCCCGTGGCGCTCGACGGCGCGCAGCGGGTGTTCGACCCGCGCACCAAGAGGTTCTCGGTGCGCCCGCGCATCCCGGTCCGGGTCGCCGCGGGCAAACCGGTCGACCTGAGTCGCTGGCAGGGCGAGGCGGCGAGCCGTACGGTGCTGGAGCAGATGACCGAGGCCATCATGCTGACCATCCGCGACCTGCTGGGCGAGCTGCGCGGCGCCCCACCGCCGCCGCTGTACCAGCCGGGCGGACGGCGCACCGCGGTCACGGACACCCCTGACGGAGGTACGGAATGA
- the cofC gene encoding 2-phospho-L-lactate guanylyltransferase, translated as MAGTGWVAVIPVKRLGTAKSRLRGAVAPARHAELALAMLRDTVAAVLDTAAVAELLVVTDDPDAAGAVAELGARPVPDHPAAGLNAALRHGADTVAGLSHPRVVLAGDLPALRPEELAAALSAATTAPPPPARADGRAFVADAAGTGTVLLAAPVGVPLGPRFGPGSAGEHAASGARPLAGEWPGLRQDVDTPADLRAVLALGAGAFTCGLLRSLGQTEDCAGSGAPAR; from the coding sequence GTGGCAGGAACGGGCTGGGTGGCGGTGATCCCCGTGAAGCGGCTGGGTACGGCGAAGAGCCGGCTGCGGGGCGCCGTGGCCCCGGCACGCCACGCGGAACTCGCGCTGGCGATGCTGCGCGACACCGTGGCCGCGGTGCTCGACACCGCGGCCGTGGCGGAGCTGCTGGTGGTGACGGACGACCCGGACGCGGCCGGCGCGGTCGCCGAGCTGGGTGCCCGCCCGGTGCCCGACCACCCCGCGGCGGGCCTGAACGCCGCCCTGCGCCACGGCGCGGACACCGTCGCGGGCCTGTCGCATCCCCGGGTGGTGCTGGCGGGCGATCTTCCCGCGCTGCGCCCGGAGGAACTGGCGGCGGCGCTGTCCGCCGCCACGACGGCGCCACCGCCGCCCGCGCGGGCCGACGGGCGGGCGTTCGTCGCGGACGCGGCGGGCACCGGCACGGTACTGCTGGCCGCGCCGGTCGGGGTGCCGCTCGGGCCGCGCTTCGGCCCCGGCTCGGCGGGCGAACACGCGGCCTCGGGGGCGCGCCCGCTGGCGGGCGAGTGGCCGGGGCTGCGTCAGGACGTCGACACCCCGGCGGATCTGCGGGCGGTGCTGGCGTTGGGCGCGGGGGCGTTCACCTGCGGGCTGCTGCGTTCGCTGGGGCAGACCGAGGACTGCGCCGGTTCGGGCGCCCCGGCCCGGTAG
- a CDS encoding cold-shock protein: protein MQGTVATFDPQTHTGTLLLDDGTELAFGAEAFARSGLRLLRLGQRLSVRRDASGGVTGVQLPGID, encoded by the coding sequence ATGCAGGGCACGGTTGCGACGTTCGATCCGCAGACGCACACGGGCACGCTGCTGCTCGACGACGGCACGGAACTGGCGTTCGGAGCGGAGGCGTTCGCGCGCTCCGGTTTGCGCCTGCTGCGCCTCGGCCAGCGGCTGTCGGTGCGGCGGGATGCCTCGGGTGGCGTGACGGGTGTCCAGCTACCGGGAATCGACTGA
- a CDS encoding RNA degradosome polyphosphate kinase, whose protein sequence is MSTPPVGPNTIVPGSARATASGSRQGGADGSRQRGPDGRFLPRPATGEVPTAPPQRSAATPPGPRAGEPAAPAQPTTSATPPTELVMTAAPPTAPDEVTEDPLPEDRFLNRELSWLDFNARVLALAEDPGTPLLERAKFLAIFASNLDEFYMVRVAGLKRRLKAGLPKRGGDRVSLRFQLEMINERAADLVTRHAACFGEEVRPKLSAEGIELVGWEELDAPERERLHTFFREQVFPVLTPLAVDPAHPFPYISSRSLNLAVALRDPADASSELFARVKVPNNVARFVTVQNDSRGVRFLPVEELIAVHLDQLFPGMQILEWHLFRVTRNAELEVDEDRDEDLLQALERELAQRRFGPPVRLEVAASISDHVLDLLTRELEMESEDVLRVPGLLDLSALWQVFNECDRDDLKDRSFVPATHPQLADGEVPRSVFNRLRECDILVHHPYHSFSTSVQRFIEQAAADPHVLAIKQTLYRTSGDSPIVDALVDAAEAGKQVVVLVEVKARFDEVANIGWARTLEKAGCHVVYGLVGLKTHCKTSLVVRQEGNQLRRYCHIGTGNYHPKTARLYEDFGMLTADPEVGADVTDLFNVLTGYSRQTTYRRLLVAPHSVRAGLIERIEEQARIARAGGDALVQFKVNSLVDEETVDALYRASQAGVRIDLVIRGMCALRPGIAGLSDNIRVRSIVGRFLEHSRVFRFGAGDDAEYWIGSADLMHRNLDRRVEALVRVTLPSAQQDLRNVLEMAMSDDSECWELTGDGNWHRRASTPAEPHIHLQEALLRRVTGKAG, encoded by the coding sequence ATGAGCACCCCGCCCGTCGGCCCTAACACGATCGTGCCCGGATCGGCCCGGGCGACCGCTTCCGGATCGCGGCAGGGCGGGGCTGACGGCTCCCGGCAACGCGGGCCCGACGGGCGCTTCCTGCCCCGCCCGGCGACCGGGGAAGTCCCCACCGCTCCGCCCCAGCGCTCGGCCGCCACACCGCCCGGTCCTCGTGCCGGGGAGCCCGCCGCACCGGCCCAACCCACCACATCCGCCACCCCACCGACGGAGCTCGTCATGACCGCCGCCCCGCCGACCGCACCGGACGAGGTCACCGAGGACCCACTGCCGGAGGATCGTTTCCTCAACCGCGAGCTGTCCTGGCTCGACTTCAACGCCCGCGTCCTGGCGCTGGCCGAGGACCCCGGCACCCCGCTGCTGGAACGCGCCAAGTTCCTCGCCATCTTCGCCAGCAACCTGGACGAGTTCTACATGGTCCGGGTGGCCGGCCTGAAACGCCGCCTCAAGGCGGGTCTGCCCAAGCGCGGCGGCGACCGGGTCTCGCTCCGCTTCCAGCTGGAGATGATCAACGAACGGGCCGCCGACCTGGTGACCCGCCACGCCGCCTGTTTCGGCGAGGAGGTCCGTCCGAAGCTGTCCGCCGAGGGCATCGAGCTGGTCGGCTGGGAGGAACTGGACGCGCCCGAGCGCGAGCGGCTGCACACGTTCTTCCGGGAGCAGGTGTTCCCGGTCCTCACCCCGCTGGCGGTGGACCCGGCGCACCCGTTCCCGTACATCTCCAGCCGGTCGCTGAATCTGGCCGTGGCGCTGCGCGACCCGGCCGACGCCAGCTCGGAGCTGTTCGCCCGGGTCAAGGTGCCCAACAACGTGGCGCGCTTCGTCACGGTCCAGAACGACAGCCGGGGCGTACGGTTCCTGCCGGTCGAGGAGCTCATCGCGGTCCACCTCGACCAGCTCTTCCCCGGCATGCAGATCCTGGAGTGGCACCTGTTCCGGGTCACCCGCAACGCCGAGCTCGAGGTCGACGAGGACCGCGACGAGGACCTGCTGCAGGCGCTGGAACGCGAGCTGGCGCAGCGCCGCTTCGGCCCGCCGGTACGGCTGGAGGTGGCCGCGTCCATCAGCGACCACGTGCTCGACCTGCTGACCCGCGAGCTGGAGATGGAGAGCGAGGACGTGCTGCGGGTGCCGGGCCTGCTCGACCTGTCCGCGCTGTGGCAGGTGTTCAACGAGTGCGACCGCGACGACCTCAAGGACCGCTCGTTCGTCCCGGCGACCCACCCGCAGCTGGCCGACGGCGAGGTGCCGCGCAGCGTCTTCAACCGGCTGCGCGAGTGCGACATCCTGGTGCACCACCCGTACCACTCGTTCTCGACCAGCGTGCAGCGCTTCATCGAGCAGGCCGCCGCCGACCCGCACGTGCTGGCCATCAAGCAGACGCTGTACCGCACCAGCGGCGACTCCCCGATCGTCGACGCGCTGGTCGACGCGGCCGAGGCGGGCAAGCAGGTGGTGGTGCTGGTCGAGGTGAAGGCCCGCTTCGACGAGGTCGCGAACATCGGCTGGGCGCGCACGCTGGAGAAGGCCGGCTGCCACGTCGTCTACGGCCTGGTCGGGCTCAAGACGCACTGCAAGACCTCGCTGGTGGTGCGCCAGGAGGGCAACCAGTTGCGCCGCTACTGCCACATCGGCACGGGCAACTACCACCCCAAGACCGCCCGACTGTACGAGGATTTCGGCATGCTCACGGCCGATCCGGAGGTCGGCGCGGACGTCACAGATCTGTTCAACGTGCTCACCGGCTACAGCCGCCAGACGACGTACCGGCGGCTGCTCGTCGCCCCGCACAGCGTGCGGGCGGGCCTGATCGAGCGGATCGAGGAACAGGCGCGGATCGCCCGCGCGGGCGGCGACGCCCTGGTGCAGTTCAAGGTGAACTCGCTCGTGGACGAGGAGACCGTCGACGCGCTGTACCGCGCGTCCCAGGCGGGCGTACGGATCGATCTGGTGATCCGGGGCATGTGCGCGCTGCGCCCGGGGATCGCGGGGCTGTCGGACAACATCCGGGTGCGCTCGATCGTCGGGCGCTTCCTGGAGCACTCGCGGGTGTTCCGGTTCGGCGCGGGCGACGACGCGGAGTACTGGATCGGCTCGGCCGACCTGATGCACCGCAACCTGGACCGCCGGGTCGAGGCGCTGGTCCGGGTGACCCTGCCGTCGGCCCAGCAGGACCTGCGCAACGTGCTGGAGATGGCGATGAGCGACGACAGCGAGTGCTGGGAGCTCACCGGCGACGGCAACTGGCACCGGCGGGCCTCGACCCCCGCCGAACCGCACATCCACCTGCAGGAGGCGCTGCTGCGGCGGGTCACCGGGAAGGCCGGCTGA
- a CDS encoding NUDIX hydrolase gives MSPPVRAAGGILWRRAGDETRICVVHRPAHDDWSLPKGKLHTGEHSLVAAVREVFEETGVRGRPQLRLPEVSYVLPDGVPKTVDFWLMRAADGPAGQPADPAEVDGVDWLTPRAAMRRLTYGVDARLVEHAMDLPPVTSVVALIRHGRAGQRAAWAGPDALRPLDPEGLRQAATLAEVLALLEPRRLVTAPPVRCVQTVQPLADRLGLPLEQDATMAEPPEPDEAPQRAKAAAARLALVRMDATAVVCTQGKLIAPLLALLDNADDPVPYKTPKGGGWVLTWSGERLIGLTRL, from the coding sequence GTGTCCCCGCCGGTCCGGGCCGCCGGCGGGATCCTGTGGCGGCGGGCGGGTGACGAGACGCGGATCTGCGTGGTGCACCGCCCGGCACACGACGACTGGAGCCTGCCGAAGGGCAAGTTGCACACCGGGGAGCACTCCCTGGTCGCCGCCGTACGGGAGGTGTTCGAGGAGACCGGGGTGCGCGGCCGGCCACAGCTGCGCCTGCCCGAGGTGTCGTACGTCCTGCCGGACGGCGTACCGAAGACCGTGGACTTCTGGCTGATGCGCGCGGCCGACGGGCCCGCCGGGCAGCCCGCGGATCCGGCCGAGGTGGACGGGGTCGACTGGCTGACGCCGCGGGCCGCGATGCGGCGCCTGACCTACGGCGTCGACGCGCGGCTGGTGGAGCACGCCATGGACCTGCCGCCGGTGACTTCGGTGGTGGCGCTGATCCGCCACGGGCGGGCCGGGCAGCGGGCCGCATGGGCGGGCCCGGACGCGTTGCGGCCACTGGATCCGGAGGGGTTGCGCCAGGCCGCGACGTTGGCGGAGGTGCTGGCGCTGCTCGAGCCGCGCCGCCTGGTCACGGCGCCGCCGGTGCGCTGCGTGCAGACGGTGCAGCCGCTGGCGGACCGGCTGGGCCTGCCGCTGGAGCAGGACGCGACGATGGCCGAGCCGCCGGAGCCGGACGAGGCGCCGCAGCGGGCGAAGGCCGCCGCGGCCCGCCTGGCGCTGGTGCGGATGGACGCGACGGCCGTGGTGTGCACCCAGGGCAAGCTGATCGCGCCGCTGCTGGCCCTGCTGGACAACGCGGACGATCCGGTGCCCTACAAGACGCCCAAGGGCGGCGGCTGGGTGCTCACGTGGTCGGGCGAGCGCCTGATCGGTCTGACGCGGCTCTGA
- a CDS encoding HU family DNA-binding protein, with protein sequence MNKAELIEALAARLGDRKSATAALDAVISEVQNAVTKGDRVAITGFGVFEKRVRNARTARNPRTGEPVKVKKTSVPAFKPGTGFRDMVASGKVAKAAAAAKKTAAKAAPAKATATKSTAKSAAAKKTTAKATTARKTAASKTAPAKTARTAAKKTTTARKTAASKTAPAKTARTAAAKKTTAKATTARKTAATRAPAKATKTAAAKKTTAKKTASATARTTSAAKATTARTRKA encoded by the coding sequence GTGAACAAGGCCGAGCTCATCGAGGCGCTCGCCGCCCGACTGGGGGACCGGAAGTCGGCGACGGCGGCGCTGGATGCGGTCATCAGCGAGGTACAGAATGCCGTCACCAAGGGCGACCGAGTAGCCATTACCGGGTTCGGCGTCTTCGAAAAACGGGTCCGTAATGCCCGTACCGCGCGCAATCCGCGCACCGGCGAACCGGTCAAGGTGAAGAAGACGTCCGTGCCGGCCTTCAAGCCGGGCACCGGTTTCCGCGACATGGTCGCCAGCGGCAAGGTGGCCAAGGCCGCCGCTGCCGCCAAGAAGACCGCCGCGAAGGCCGCCCCGGCCAAGGCCACCGCCACCAAGTCGACCGCGAAGTCCGCGGCGGCCAAGAAGACCACGGCCAAGGCCACCACGGCCCGCAAGACCGCCGCCAGCAAGACGGCACCGGCCAAGACCGCCAGGACCGCGGCCAAGAAGACCACCACGGCCCGCAAGACCGCTGCCAGCAAGACGGCACCGGCCAAGACGGCGCGGACCGCGGCGGCCAAGAAGACCACGGCCAAGGCCACCACCGCCCGCAAGACCGCCGCCACCAGGGCGCCGGCCAAGGCGACCAAGACCGCGGCGGCCAAGAAGACCACCGCGAAGAAGACCGCCTCCGCGACGGCACGCACCACGTCCGCCGCGAAGGCCACCACGGCCCGCACCCGCAAGGCCTGA
- the leuD gene encoding 3-isopropylmalate dehydratase small subunit: MDKFTTHTGTVLPLRRSDVDTDQIIPAVYLKRVTRTGFEDGLFGAWRDDPAFVLNNPAHTGATILVAGPNFGTGSSRQHAVWALRDWGFKVVIAPRFGDIFRGNALKEGLLPVQLELKAVEALWDLAESEPAKQITVDLGARQVHVDDAAWSFPIDDFSRWRLMEGLDDIGLTLRHSDTISAFEKARPAFKPVVA, translated from the coding sequence ATGGACAAGTTCACCACCCACACCGGTACGGTCCTCCCGTTGCGCCGTTCCGATGTGGACACGGATCAGATCATCCCAGCCGTCTACCTGAAGCGGGTGACCCGCACCGGCTTCGAGGACGGGCTGTTCGGTGCCTGGCGGGACGACCCGGCCTTCGTGCTCAACAACCCCGCCCACACCGGGGCCACCATCCTGGTCGCCGGCCCCAACTTCGGGACCGGCTCGTCCCGGCAGCACGCCGTCTGGGCGCTGCGCGACTGGGGTTTCAAGGTGGTCATCGCGCCCCGCTTCGGCGACATCTTCCGCGGCAACGCCCTCAAAGAGGGCCTGCTGCCGGTGCAGCTGGAGCTGAAGGCGGTCGAGGCCCTCTGGGACCTGGCCGAAAGCGAGCCCGCCAAGCAGATCACGGTCGACCTCGGCGCCCGTCAGGTGCACGTGGACGACGCCGCCTGGTCCTTCCCGATCGACGATTTCAGCCGGTGGCGGCTCATGGAGGGCCTCGACGACATCGGACTGACCCTGCGCCACTCGGACACGATTTCGGCGTTCGAGAAGGCCCGCCCGGCTTTCAAGCCGGTCGTCGCCTGA
- the leuC gene encoding 3-isopropylmalate dehydratase large subunit yields MVGVTQPRTLAEKVWDDHVVRAAEGEPDLLYIDLHLLHEVTSPQAFDGLRLAGRAVRRTDLTLATEDHNTPTGYADPSFNTRRGELFTIADTTSRTQIETLRRNCAEFGVEIRPLGNAEQGIVHVIGPQLGLTQPGTTIVCGDSHTATHGAFGALAFGIGTSEVEHVLATQTLPQAKPKTMAVTVVGDLHPGVTAKDLILALIAQVGTGGGNGHIVEYRGEAIRKLSMEGRMTVCNMSIEWGAKAGMIAPDETTFAYLKGRAHAPQGADWDAAVEYWRTLPSDEGAEYDTEVILDASAIHPFVTWGTNPGQGTALDGVVPDPEDFVDEVERNAARRALEYMDLRPGTPLKDVEVDVVFVGSCTNGRIEDLRAAADVLRGHQVHQGVRMMIVPGSYAVREAAEQEGLDKVFLDAGAEWRFAGCSMCLGMNPDTLDPGQRAASTSNRNFEGRQGKGGRTHLVSPQVAAATAVVGRLAAPSDL; encoded by the coding sequence ATGGTGGGAGTCACTCAGCCGAGGACCCTGGCCGAGAAGGTCTGGGACGACCACGTCGTGCGCGCAGCCGAGGGTGAGCCCGATCTGCTCTACATCGACCTGCACCTGCTGCACGAGGTGACCAGCCCACAGGCCTTCGACGGCCTGCGGTTGGCCGGGCGCGCGGTCCGGCGCACCGACCTCACGCTCGCAACCGAAGACCACAACACCCCTACGGGCTACGCGGACCCGTCGTTCAACACCCGCCGCGGCGAACTGTTCACCATCGCCGACACGACGTCGCGGACCCAGATCGAGACGCTGCGCCGCAACTGCGCGGAGTTCGGCGTCGAGATCCGCCCGCTCGGCAACGCGGAACAGGGCATTGTGCACGTCATCGGCCCGCAGCTCGGTCTCACCCAGCCCGGCACGACGATCGTCTGCGGCGACTCGCACACCGCCACCCACGGCGCGTTCGGCGCGCTGGCGTTCGGCATCGGCACCAGCGAGGTCGAGCACGTGCTGGCCACCCAGACCCTGCCGCAGGCCAAACCGAAGACCATGGCCGTCACGGTCGTCGGCGACCTGCACCCCGGCGTCACCGCCAAGGACCTGATCCTGGCGCTGATCGCCCAGGTGGGCACCGGCGGCGGCAACGGCCACATCGTCGAGTACCGCGGCGAGGCCATCCGCAAGCTCTCCATGGAGGGCCGGATGACCGTCTGCAACATGTCGATCGAGTGGGGCGCCAAGGCCGGCATGATCGCGCCGGACGAGACCACGTTCGCGTACCTCAAGGGCCGGGCGCACGCGCCGCAGGGCGCCGACTGGGACGCCGCCGTCGAGTACTGGCGCACGCTGCCGTCCGACGAGGGGGCCGAGTACGACACCGAGGTGATCCTCGACGCGTCGGCGATCCACCCGTTCGTCACCTGGGGCACCAACCCCGGCCAGGGCACCGCGCTCGACGGCGTCGTCCCGGATCCCGAGGACTTCGTGGACGAGGTGGAGCGCAACGCCGCCCGCCGCGCCCTGGAGTACATGGACCTGCGGCCCGGCACCCCGCTCAAGGACGTCGAGGTCGACGTCGTCTTCGTCGGCTCCTGCACCAACGGCCGCATCGAGGACCTGCGGGCCGCGGCCGACGTGCTGCGCGGGCATCAGGTGCACCAGGGCGTACGGATGATGATCGTGCCCGGCTCGTACGCGGTCCGCGAGGCCGCCGAGCAGGAGGGGCTGGACAAGGTCTTCCTCGACGCCGGGGCCGAATGGCGCTTCGCCGGCTGCTCCATGTGCCTGGGCATGAACCCGGACACGCTCGACCCCGGCCAGCGGGCCGCCTCGACCTCCAACCGCAACTTCGAGGGCCGGCAGGGCAAGGGTGGCCGTACCCACCTGGTCTCGCCGCAGGTCGCCGCCGCCACCGCCGTGGTGGGCCGGCTGGCCGCCCCGTCCGACCTGTGA
- a CDS encoding IclR family transcriptional regulator, producing the protein MSGVGVLDKAVVILAACVDGASLAELVDRTKLPRATAHRLAQALEIHRMLVRDTQGRWRPGPRLGELANAAPDVLLTAAEPLLAALRDATGESAQLYLRRADERICVAAAERASGLRDTVPVGSVLPMTAGSAAQILLAWEPPEAVMPLLPRCKFTGRTLAEVRRRGWAQSVAEREPGVASVSAPIRDRTGRVIAGISISGPIERLGRRPGERHAMAVVRAGQRLSGL; encoded by the coding sequence ATGAGCGGTGTCGGCGTTCTCGACAAGGCGGTCGTCATCCTGGCCGCCTGCGTGGACGGCGCCAGCCTGGCCGAACTCGTCGACCGGACCAAGCTGCCGAGGGCCACCGCACACCGGTTGGCGCAGGCGTTGGAGATCCACCGGATGCTGGTCCGGGACACCCAGGGCCGGTGGCGCCCCGGACCCCGGCTCGGCGAACTGGCCAACGCCGCGCCCGACGTGCTGCTGACCGCCGCCGAGCCGTTGCTGGCCGCGCTCCGGGACGCCACCGGCGAAAGCGCCCAGCTGTACCTGCGCCGCGCCGACGAACGCATCTGCGTGGCCGCCGCCGAACGCGCCAGCGGCCTGCGCGACACCGTGCCGGTCGGCTCCGTGCTGCCCATGACCGCCGGGTCGGCCGCGCAGATTTTGCTGGCCTGGGAGCCGCCCGAGGCGGTCATGCCGCTGCTGCCCCGGTGCAAGTTCACCGGCCGTACCCTCGCCGAGGTGCGCCGCCGAGGCTGGGCGCAGAGCGTCGCCGAACGCGAGCCCGGGGTGGCGAGCGTCTCGGCCCCGATCCGGGACCGCACCGGCCGGGTCATCGCGGGCATCTCCATCAGCGGCCCGATCGAGCGCCTGGGCCGCCGCCCCGGCGAGCGGCACGCGATGGCGGTGGTCCGCGCCGGGCAGCGCCTGTCCGGCCTCTGA